From a single Nocardioides sp. dk884 genomic region:
- a CDS encoding SH3 domain-containing protein, with the protein MIAAPLAVLATASAVALGVTLGEPNGSEVLHASSSSVSAVAKTTPSASAAPSKAAATPAPTQAAERRPVLSRSASRFELRELTPAEKMMDPAAVRSAIDQADTRLWVTEDLNLWTLPGEQATQVGTLEAGDKVLITGRELYGRDEVVIDGASRWVTSGYLSAEEPVAGIGGACTNGTSVPSGVSPNIVAVHQAVCAAFPEITTYGTLRSDGEHGQGLAVDIMVSGDLGWEIAEFIRENRAELGVSYLIYAQQIWSVERSGEGWRGMEDRGSVTANHYDHVHVTTY; encoded by the coding sequence GTGATCGCCGCCCCCCTGGCTGTCCTGGCAACCGCATCAGCCGTCGCCCTGGGGGTCACCCTGGGCGAGCCCAACGGCTCCGAGGTGCTCCACGCCTCCAGCTCCAGCGTGAGCGCCGTCGCGAAGACGACGCCCTCCGCCTCCGCCGCGCCCAGCAAGGCAGCGGCCACCCCCGCTCCCACCCAGGCGGCCGAGCGCCGCCCCGTGCTCTCCCGCAGCGCCTCGCGCTTCGAGCTCCGCGAGCTCACCCCGGCCGAGAAGATGATGGACCCGGCCGCCGTGCGGTCCGCGATCGACCAGGCCGACACCCGGCTCTGGGTGACCGAGGACCTCAACCTGTGGACCCTCCCGGGCGAGCAGGCCACGCAGGTCGGCACCCTCGAGGCCGGCGACAAGGTCCTGATCACCGGTCGTGAGCTCTACGGCCGCGACGAGGTCGTCATCGACGGCGCGTCGCGCTGGGTCACCTCCGGCTACCTCAGCGCCGAGGAGCCGGTCGCCGGCATCGGCGGCGCGTGCACCAACGGCACATCGGTGCCCTCCGGTGTGAGCCCGAACATCGTCGCGGTGCACCAGGCGGTCTGTGCGGCGTTCCCGGAGATCACCACCTACGGCACGCTGCGCAGCGACGGCGAGCACGGTCAGGGCCTGGCCGTCGACATCATGGTCAGCGGCGACCTCGGCTGGGAGATCGCGGAGTTCATCCGCGAGAACCGCGCCGAGCTCGGCGTCAGCTACCTGATCTACGCCCAGCAGATCTGGTCGGTCGAGCGCTCCGGCGAAGGGTGGCGAGGCATGGAGGACCGCGGTTCGGTCACCGCCAACCACTACGACCACGTGCACGTCACGACCTACTGA
- the dusB gene encoding tRNA dihydrouridine synthase DusB, which yields MRLGSLQVATPVVLAPMAGVTNAAFRRLCAEQGAGLYVCEMITSRGLVEGDQHTRDMLVFDELETTRSVQLYGTDPVTVGRAAQILCEEYGVAHIDLNFGCPVPKVTRKGGGGALPWKRGLLARILEEAVAAATPYDVPVTMKTRKGIDADHLTYLDAGRIAQESGCAAIALHGRTVEQAYSGVADWDAIGELVAHVDIPVLGNGDIWEAADALRMMSHTGAAGVVVGRGCLGRPWLFRDLAAAFAGEELATLPALGEVCAMMRRHAELLAQHMGEERGCKEFRKHVSWYLKGFRAGGELRRNLGLVDSLAALDRLLDELDPTEPFPASELGAPRGRQGSARKRVALPEGWLDDSDGAGCAVVDDLDAGSGG from the coding sequence CTGCGGCTCGGGTCGCTGCAGGTCGCGACGCCGGTCGTCCTGGCCCCGATGGCCGGGGTCACCAACGCGGCGTTCCGGCGGCTGTGCGCCGAGCAGGGCGCGGGGCTCTACGTCTGCGAGATGATCACCTCCCGCGGGCTGGTCGAGGGCGACCAGCACACCCGCGACATGCTCGTGTTCGACGAGCTGGAGACGACCCGCTCGGTGCAGCTCTACGGCACCGACCCGGTCACCGTGGGCCGGGCCGCGCAGATCCTGTGCGAGGAGTACGGCGTCGCCCACATCGACCTCAACTTCGGCTGCCCGGTCCCCAAGGTCACCCGCAAGGGCGGCGGCGGGGCGCTGCCGTGGAAGCGCGGGCTGCTGGCCCGCATCCTCGAGGAGGCGGTCGCCGCGGCCACGCCGTACGACGTGCCGGTGACGATGAAGACCCGTAAGGGCATCGACGCGGACCACCTGACCTACCTCGACGCCGGGCGCATCGCCCAGGAGTCCGGGTGCGCCGCCATCGCGCTGCACGGGCGCACGGTGGAGCAGGCCTACTCCGGTGTCGCCGACTGGGACGCGATCGGCGAGCTGGTCGCGCACGTCGACATCCCGGTCCTGGGCAACGGCGACATCTGGGAGGCGGCCGACGCGCTGCGGATGATGTCGCACACCGGTGCCGCCGGCGTCGTGGTCGGCCGCGGCTGCCTGGGCCGGCCGTGGCTGTTCCGCGACCTCGCGGCCGCGTTCGCCGGCGAGGAGCTCGCCACGCTCCCGGCGCTCGGCGAGGTCTGCGCGATGATGCGCCGCCACGCTGAGCTGCTCGCCCAGCACATGGGGGAGGAGCGCGGCTGCAAGGAGTTCCGCAAGCACGTCTCGTGGTATCTCAAGGGCTTCCGTGCGGGCGGGGAGCTGCGCCGCAACCTGGGCCTGGTCGACAGCCTCGCCGCCCTGGACCGGCTGCTCGACGAGCTCGACCCGACCGAGCCGTTCCCGGCCTCCGAGCTCGGCGCGCCCCGCGGCCGGCAGGGCTCCGCGCGCAAGCGGGTCGCACTCCCGGAGGGGTGGCTGGATGACTCCGACGGCGCCGGCTGCGCCGTCGTCGACGACCTGGACGCGGGCTCCGGAGGCTGA
- a CDS encoding glycine--tRNA ligase yields MAKPPASAVDHVVSLAKRRGFVYPCGEIYGGTRSAWDYGPLGVELKENIKRQWWKSMVTSRDDVVGLDSSIILPRETWVASGHVDTFNDPLTECQSCHKRFRADHLQEAYAEKKGIANPDDVDLKDVACANCGTRGAWTEPREFSGMLKTHLGVLEDGSGLHYLRPETAQGIFLNFANVVTSSRMKPPFGIAQTGKSFRNEITPGNFIFRTREFEQMEMEFFVKPGEDEEWHQYWINERLNWYVDLGVDRDNLRLFEHPKEKLSHYSKGTVDIEYRFRFAGSEWGELEGIANRTDFDLSTHAKHSGQDLSYYDQANNERYTPYVIEPAAGLSRSLMTFLVDAYTEDEAPNTKGGVDKRTVLRLDPRLAPVKVAVLPLSRNADLSPKAKDLAAELRRNWNVDFDDSGAIGRRYRRQDEIGTPFCVTVDFDTLEDNAVTVRSRDTMEQERISLDGISRYFAERLLGC; encoded by the coding sequence GTGGCCAAGCCGCCCGCATCCGCCGTCGACCACGTCGTCTCTCTCGCCAAGCGCCGGGGGTTCGTCTACCCGTGTGGCGAGATCTACGGCGGCACCCGCTCCGCCTGGGACTACGGCCCGCTGGGCGTGGAGCTGAAGGAGAACATCAAGCGCCAGTGGTGGAAGTCGATGGTCACCTCGCGCGACGACGTCGTCGGCCTCGACTCCTCGATCATCCTGCCGCGCGAGACCTGGGTGGCCAGCGGCCACGTCGACACCTTCAACGATCCGCTGACCGAGTGCCAGTCGTGCCACAAGCGCTTCCGCGCCGACCACCTCCAGGAGGCCTACGCGGAGAAGAAGGGGATCGCGAACCCCGACGACGTCGACCTCAAGGACGTCGCCTGCGCCAACTGCGGCACCCGTGGCGCCTGGACCGAGCCCCGCGAGTTCTCCGGCATGCTCAAGACCCACCTCGGCGTGCTCGAGGACGGCTCCGGGCTGCACTACCTGCGCCCGGAGACCGCCCAGGGCATCTTCCTCAACTTCGCCAACGTGGTGACCTCCAGCCGCATGAAGCCGCCGTTCGGCATCGCCCAGACCGGCAAGAGCTTCCGCAACGAGATCACGCCGGGCAACTTCATCTTCCGCACCCGCGAGTTCGAGCAGATGGAGATGGAGTTCTTCGTCAAGCCCGGCGAGGACGAGGAGTGGCACCAGTACTGGATCAACGAGCGCCTGAACTGGTACGTCGACCTCGGCGTCGACCGCGACAACCTGCGCCTGTTCGAGCACCCGAAGGAGAAGCTCTCCCACTACTCCAAGGGCACCGTCGACATCGAGTACCGCTTCCGCTTCGCCGGCTCGGAGTGGGGCGAGCTCGAGGGCATCGCGAACCGCACCGACTTCGACCTCTCGACCCACGCGAAGCACTCCGGCCAGGACCTCAGCTACTACGACCAGGCCAACAACGAGCGCTACACGCCGTACGTCATCGAGCCGGCAGCCGGACTCTCGCGCAGCCTGATGACGTTCCTGGTCGACGCCTACACCGAGGACGAGGCCCCCAACACCAAGGGCGGCGTCGACAAGCGCACGGTGCTGCGCCTCGACCCGCGCCTGGCGCCGGTCAAGGTGGCGGTGCTGCCGCTGAGCCGCAACGCCGACCTGTCCCCGAAGGCCAAGGACCTGGCCGCCGAGCTGCGCCGCAACTGGAACGTCGACTTCGACGACTCCGGCGCGATCGGTCGCCGTTACCGCCGCCAGGACGAGATCGGCACGCCGTTCTGCGTGACCGTCGACTTCGACACCCTCGAGGACAACGCGGTCACGGTGCGCTCGCGCGACACGATGGAGCAGGAGCGCATCAGCCTCGACGGGATCAGCCGCTACTTCGCCGAGCGCCTGCTCGGCTGCTGA
- a CDS encoding antibiotic biosynthesis monooxygenase family protein, protein MLVVNRFRIAPSEQDAFRVALEDARAALAERPGFVSGAVGRNVDDPALWVLTTTWEGPGAYRRALSSYDVKLRAVPVLGRALDEPGAYEVVEPGAALNEARSRSLG, encoded by the coding sequence GTGCTGGTCGTCAACCGTTTCCGGATCGCGCCGTCGGAGCAGGACGCGTTCCGCGTCGCCCTCGAGGACGCGCGCGCCGCGCTCGCCGAGCGTCCCGGCTTCGTGTCCGGGGCCGTCGGCCGCAACGTGGACGACCCCGCCCTGTGGGTGCTGACCACCACCTGGGAGGGGCCCGGCGCCTATCGCCGGGCGCTGTCGTCGTACGACGTGAAGCTGCGGGCGGTCCCGGTGCTCGGCCGTGCCCTGGACGAGCCCGGTGCCTACGAGGTCGTGGAGCCCGGGGCCGCGCTCAACGAGGCGCGCTCGCGCTCGCTAGGCTGA
- a CDS encoding metal ABC transporter substrate-binding protein, translating to MSSASRRLRTPALAVLALATTVTLAGCSALSDDAGAQDDGDGKVSVAAGFYPLQYVAERVGGDLVEVEAASAPGKDPHDAELTVQETATIASADLVVLLEGFQPAVDEATEQNGTGEVLDAADVVELLPAEEGDHDHGSDEDDHDHADDHAGDHADDHAGHDHGDDDPHFWLDPLRMAELGVAMADALSEVDPDHADEYAANAARLSTDLEELDEEFRTGLAQCELDTVVVAHDAFGYLEDRYGLHFDPVAGLTPDAEPTPADLQELQELIREEGITTVFSERLASQQFTGALADDLGLKTAVLDPLEGLSDETADEDYLSLMRANLAALQEANSCR from the coding sequence ATGAGTTCTGCGTCCCGTCGTCTCCGCACGCCCGCCCTCGCCGTGCTGGCCCTCGCCACGACGGTGACGCTGGCCGGGTGCAGCGCGCTCAGCGACGACGCGGGCGCGCAGGACGACGGCGACGGCAAGGTCAGCGTGGCCGCGGGCTTCTACCCCCTGCAGTACGTCGCGGAGCGGGTCGGCGGCGACCTGGTCGAGGTCGAGGCCGCCTCCGCACCCGGCAAGGACCCGCACGACGCCGAGCTCACCGTCCAGGAGACCGCGACGATCGCCTCCGCCGACCTGGTCGTGCTGCTGGAGGGCTTCCAGCCGGCCGTGGACGAGGCGACCGAGCAGAACGGCACCGGCGAGGTGCTGGACGCCGCCGACGTCGTCGAGCTGCTGCCCGCCGAGGAGGGCGACCACGACCACGGCTCCGACGAGGACGACCACGATCACGCGGACGACCACGCGGGTGACCATGCGGATGACCACGCCGGCCACGACCACGGCGACGACGACCCGCACTTCTGGCTGGATCCGCTGCGGATGGCCGAGCTCGGCGTCGCCATGGCCGACGCACTCAGCGAGGTCGACCCCGACCACGCCGACGAGTACGCCGCGAACGCCGCCCGGCTGAGCACCGACCTCGAGGAGCTCGACGAGGAGTTCCGCACGGGCCTGGCGCAGTGCGAGCTCGACACGGTCGTGGTCGCCCATGATGCCTTCGGCTACCTCGAGGACCGCTACGGGCTGCACTTCGACCCGGTCGCAGGGCTGACCCCCGACGCCGAGCCGACCCCCGCGGACCTGCAGGAGCTGCAGGAGCTGATCCGCGAGGAGGGCATCACCACGGTCTTCTCCGAGCGCCTCGCCTCGCAGCAGTTCACCGGCGCACTCGCCGACGACCTCGGGCTGAAGACCGCGGTGCTCGACCCACTCGAGGGGCTGAGCGACGAGACCGCCGACGAGGACTACCTCTCGCTGATGCGCGCCAACCTCGCCGCCCTGCAGGAGGCCAACTCATGCAGGTGA
- a CDS encoding metal ABC transporter ATP-binding protein has translation MQVRPIHLTGGSVAIAGRPILRGIDLAVSAGEFVALMGANGSGKSTLVRALTGLRPLGHGELRLFGTPFAQFHDWQRIGFVPQRPGAAAGVPASVWEVVAAGRLTRRRLLRPMSRADRDAVQEALEVVGLADRARDGVSTLSGGQQQRVLIARALAGQPDLFFLDEPTAGVDLANQRALAASLGELKARGATVVLVAHELGPLAPLVDRSVVMRDGRIVYDGPPLGDHAGPADLDLLHGHHHAHDPHDAPPHRDHAPHVAAPLDGGTTKDHP, from the coding sequence ATGCAGGTGAGACCGATCCACCTCACCGGCGGCTCGGTGGCCATCGCCGGACGCCCCATCCTGCGGGGCATCGACCTCGCGGTCTCCGCCGGCGAGTTCGTCGCGCTGATGGGCGCCAACGGCTCCGGCAAGTCGACCCTGGTGCGGGCCCTGACCGGGCTGCGTCCCCTCGGCCACGGCGAGCTGCGCCTGTTCGGCACCCCCTTCGCGCAGTTCCACGACTGGCAGCGCATCGGGTTCGTCCCGCAGCGCCCGGGCGCCGCCGCCGGCGTCCCGGCCTCGGTGTGGGAGGTCGTCGCCGCCGGCCGGCTCACCCGGCGTCGGCTGCTGCGCCCCATGTCGCGCGCGGACCGCGACGCGGTGCAGGAGGCCCTCGAGGTCGTCGGCCTCGCCGACCGGGCCCGCGACGGGGTCTCGACCCTGTCCGGCGGACAGCAGCAGCGGGTGCTGATCGCCCGTGCGCTGGCCGGGCAGCCGGACCTGTTCTTCCTCGACGAGCCGACCGCCGGCGTCGACCTGGCCAACCAGCGCGCCCTGGCCGCCTCCCTCGGCGAGCTCAAGGCGCGGGGCGCGACGGTCGTACTGGTGGCCCATGAGCTCGGCCCCCTGGCCCCGCTGGTGGATCGCTCGGTGGTCATGCGCGACGGCCGGATCGTCTACGACGGCCCGCCACTGGGTGACCACGCGGGCCCCGCCGACCTCGACCTCCTGCACGGGCACCACCACGCCCATGACCC